Within Nitrospirota bacterium, the genomic segment AAGGGGTTGTTATCTCCCCGGATAAATACGAAAGAAACTCTACTTTTGCATTGTCCGCCAGCTTATGTGCAGTTACATCCTTGGCAACCAGAAGACTTCCGCCTGTATTGCCATCATCCCTGATAAGCGTCTTAAACGACACCCGCAGGCTGCTTGAACCTGTATTAAGTTCTATGGTTTTTTCCACCAGTTTGTCTGCTGATTCAGTATTCTCAAGGACGAAGGAAAGAATTTCATTATTGTTCTGACACTCTTTGATATGCTTTCCCTTTATGTCACCTCTCTTTAAATTTACAATCTGCTCCATAATGTGGTTAATTGCAAAAACACGGTTGGAAGAATCGAGGAGCATTATCCCGTCATTAAGATTATTCAGTACAGTTTCAATCTTACTGACCTGGTAGTAGAGCAGCTTATTGGTTAGCCTGAGATCTGCAATTATTTCATCGCTTGAGTTTACAGCATCTTTTGCATTGCCTGATGGCAATACTGTGGCCTTTGGTTCCTGGCAACTGGAAGAAAGCATGTCCAGAGTCCTGATAAGCTCTGTGACAGGCCTTACATCTTTTAATGGTTTCAATATACCTGATATTTTCATACAGTCTGTTTCGCCCCCACCCCCTCCCCTCAGAGGAGGGGCGCCGACAGTCTTTTACTCCCTCCACTTGTGGGGGGATAAGAAGAGAGAAAGAAGATAAACTTGTTTCGGCTGAATTTATATCGGTATACTTAAGGTTGGAATTAACCGGTTTTAATCAATGAATTTATCGCTAAGAATTGTATCTATGGCAGTTTCCCTGACTTCCTTTGTTGCCCTGTTCTTTATTTCAACTACTCCACGATTCACACCCTTGTCTCCCACTACTATCTGCCAGGGAATTCCAAGCAGATCAGCATCCTTAAACTTAACACCTGCCCGCTCGTCTCTGTCATCAAGGATTACATCTGTACCCTTTTCTGCCAGTTTATTATAAATTGATAATGCTGCTTCATAAGTCTTCTCTGAACGTACATTCAATGGCAGGACTATGGTGCTGAATGGCGCAATCGCCGGAGGCCAGATAATCCCGTCCTTATCATGGTTCTGCTCTATTGCGGCAGCCATTGTCCTGCCCACGCCGATTCCATAGCATCCCATGATAACTGGACGGGGGTTGCCCTGTACATCAAGATAAGTCGCACCCATTGCCTCACTATATTTAGTCCCGAGCTTAAATGTGTGCCCCACCTCTATCCCCCGGACGATAAAAAGGCGCCCGGCATCACATCTCGGACAACCATCTCCCTCAGCAGCGTTCCGCACGTCTGCAAACTGATCCGGCTTGAAGTCCCGCGATAAATTCACATTTATAAGATGTACGTCCCGCTCATTACCGCCAACAATAAAATTGGACATATCCTGAACTGCTGTGTCAGCAATTACAGGCACCCCTTTGAGGCCTACAGGACCTGAGAAACCTGAAGGAGATCCGGTTGTTTTTTCCACCTCTGATGGTTCAAGCAACTGAACATCCACACAACCAAGCAATCTGGACAATTTTGTACCGTTTAATTCATGGTCGCCCCTGAGGAGTACGGCCACCACCCTGTCATCACCCCTGACAATGAGGGTTTTGACAAGCTGCTGCGTTTTTACCTCTAAGAAGGCTGATACATCCTCGACGCTCTTCTTCCCGGGAGTCAGGCGCCTCTCCATCGGCAGCGGGGTCTTCGCCCCGGATGAACTGGACTGAGAACCCGCAACAAATTCAGAATTGTCCGGGAGATTAATCCTGCTCTCTGCCTTTTCCATGTTTGCTGCGTAGTCACAGGAGTTACAGGATACAACAGCCTCCTCGCCCGTCTCAGCCAATACCATAAACTCATGGGAAAACTGTCCGCCGATAAGGCCTGTATCAGCCTCTACAGGTTTAAAAGTCAGCCCGCAGCGCGTAAATATATTGATATATGCATTGTACATTTTCCTGTATGATTCCTCTGCGCCTGACTGATCTGCATCAAAACTGTAGGCATCCTTCATAATAAACTCTCTTCCCCTCATCAGCCCGAATCTCGGCCTTATCTCATCCCTGAACTTTGACTGAATCTGATAAAGATTCAGAGGAAGCTGCCTGTAAGATTTGACATCATTTCTGACAATGTCAGTTACAACCTCCTCATGGGTAGGTCCAAGACAGAAATCCCTGTCGTGCCTGTCTCTAAGCCTTAGAAGCTCCTTGCCGTATTTTTCCCAGCGGCCGGTCTCCCTCCATAACTCAGCAGGCAGCACCATCGGCATAAAGATCTCCTGCGCCCCTGCCCTGTTCATCTCCTCACGGACTATATTTTCAATCTTTCTTATTACCCTGTAGCCAAGGGGAAGGTAGTTATAGATGCCGGCAGCAAGCTTTCTTATCATGCCTGCCCTCAGCATGAGTCTGTGACTAATAACCTCTGCCTCTCCTGGATCTTCCCTTAGTGTAGGTATCAGGAGTTTCGAGTAGTACATATATCTTCCACCTCTTTGACAAGTGCATCCACAAGTTCATCCTCTCTCAACTTCCTCACTATTTCGCCTCCCCTGAACAGGATTCCGGCACCTTTTCCACCTGCTATCCCGACATCGGATTCCTTTCCTTCACCTATGCCATTTACAATACACCCAAGAATAGATACATTAACCGGAAGGGTTATATAAGAGAGTCTCTTCTCCACTTCAGTCGCAATCTTTTCAAGATTAATCTCCATCCTGCCGCATGTCGGGCAGGAAATAATATTGACCCCCCTGTGTCTCAGATTAAGGGCCTTTAATATTTCATAAGCCACCCTGACCTCTTCAACCGGGTCTGCTGTAAGCGACACCCTTACGGTATCCCCGATGCCCTCTGACAGGAGCATCCCTATACCAATGGCAGACTTTACTGTTCCTGACAAAAGCGGTCCTGCCTCTGAAACACCGATATGCAGAGGATAGTCTGACTTCTCTGAAAAAAGTCTGTATGCATCAAGTGTCATCTGTACACCGGATGCCTTTAACGAAACCTTGATTTCATGAAAATCAAGATCTTCAAGTATTTTTACATGCCTTAACGCCGATTCCACCATAGCTTCAGCAACAGGATGGCCATACTTCTTTATCAGGTCTTCCTCGAGAGAACCGGCATTTACACCTATCCTTATCGGGACACCCCCGGATTTGGCAGCCTGTACAACCTCCCTTATCCTGTCACGGGAGCCGATGTTGCCTGGATTGAGCCTGAGACCATCAACACCGTTGTCAATTGCAGTTAGTGCGAGGCGGTAGTCGAAGTGGATATCAGCAATAAGCGGAATACAAATAGACTTCTTAATATCTGCAAGTGCTGCCGCAGCATCTTTGTCCGGCACTGCAACCCTGATGATTTCACACCCTGTATCCTCAAGCCGTCTTATCTGGGCAACCGTAGAGCTGACATCCCTTGTGTCCGTGTTTGTCATGGATTGGACAACAACAGGAGCCCCGCCGCCAATCAAAACATTCCCAACCCTGATCTGCCTTGTCTTCCTGCGCTTCATCTGAAAATACCCGTTAATTACCACAAAGACACAAAGGACACAAAGAATTATATTTTAGATTCATAATCCAATATTACAGTCATTCCCACGGAACCTGTCCCCGCAGGATTTAAGCGGGGAGCGGGAATGACGCTTTTTTGAACTGTCATCCGATAATTCCTTCGCAAACTACCTGAACACCCTGAGTATATCATTATATGAAACAATAATTATCAGCAGTATCAGCACGGCAAAGCCGACTGTCTGCGCAACCTCCATAGTCTTCCTGCTCAACGGGCTACCCTTGATCTTCTCAATTAAGAGGAATACAACCCATCCTCCATCCAGCACTGGTATTGGGAGAAGATTGAGTATCCCAAGCTGCAGACTCAGAAATGCAAGAAAGGCGATTAGATCGGAAAACCCGGATTGTGCCGCCTCTCCGGTTAGCTTTGCGATCATAATAGGCCCGCCGAGTGTCTCGATAGAGATATTCATTGATACCAGCCTCTTCAATACATCAAACGTCAGCATGGTCAATTCCAGCGCCTTGGACAGCCCATGTTTTATCGAGTCACTGAAACCGAATTTTCTGACTATACTCTCCTGCTGATTCATGATACCGATGATGCCATATCCGGCCGCATTATCCTTTACAGGTGTTACTTTTGCAGTAATCCTGTCATCACCCCTCTTGACTGTAAGGGCAAGCTCCTTTCCTGCACTGGACCTTATGAACAATGAAACCTGGTACCAGTTAAAAACAGGATCGCTGTTAATCTCAACAATGGTATCACCTGCCATAAGACCTGCACGCTCTGCAGGAAACCCCTTGCTCACCTTTCCTATGATTGCAGGCATATCAGGAAGCATCCCTGCAAAACCGCTGCCTCCCCCTCTGACAGCGCCATCACCTTTAAGAAGAACATCATGAACATTGCCTGCTCTATCCACATCAAGTTTTAACCCAAGCTCAGGTTTTGTAGATATTACAGTTGCCACATCTTCCCAATCTGACATGGGCTTTCCGTCAATCCTGACGATACGGTCTCCGGCCATAATACCGGCAACCTGGGCAGGGGAACCTTCTTCAAGCCAGGCAACTACAGGGGCCTTCTCCAGGTATGCAGGCATCTTAATCCCTATCAGATAAACCAGCGGCATTAACAGGAAGGCAATGACAATGTTCATCACAGGCCCCGCAAGCACAACAGAGGCACGGGCGCCTACGCTCTTTGCCGGAAACTCATCAGGGGCCATAGTCGCCTCTTCCAGGTTCTCACCAGCCATCTTTACATATCCGCCAAGCGGGAGCGCTGATATCAGATATTCTGTATCGCCAACCTTCCTGCCGACTATTTTGGGACCAAAACCGAGGGAGAACTTCAACACCCTTATCCCCTTTAACCTTGCCATGATAAAGTGGCCAAACTCATGAACAAATATCAATATTCCAAGACAAATTGTAAATATTATTACTGTATACATTTAATCTCCCTCACTTCACTTAACTAATGTACATGCCCTGCGCTCTGCCTCCTGCCGCGCCCAACCATCAGCTATCAGCACATCCTCAATATTTTTAACTGCTACAACTGAATGACTTAGCATAGTGTCGCCCACGATCCTTTCTATGTCAAGAAATCCGATCCTGCCGTCCAGGAATGCCCGAACAGCAACCTCATTTGATGAATTAAGAACAGCAGGCATAGATCCGCCGGTCCTTATTGCGTCAAATGCGTATGC encodes:
- a CDS encoding proline--tRNA ligase; the protein is MYYSKLLIPTLREDPGEAEVISHRLMLRAGMIRKLAAGIYNYLPLGYRVIRKIENIVREEMNRAGAQEIFMPMVLPAELWRETGRWEKYGKELLRLRDRHDRDFCLGPTHEEVVTDIVRNDVKSYRQLPLNLYQIQSKFRDEIRPRFGLMRGREFIMKDAYSFDADQSGAEESYRKMYNAYINIFTRCGLTFKPVEADTGLIGGQFSHEFMVLAETGEEAVVSCNSCDYAANMEKAESRINLPDNSEFVAGSQSSSSGAKTPLPMERRLTPGKKSVEDVSAFLEVKTQQLVKTLIVRGDDRVVAVLLRGDHELNGTKLSRLLGCVDVQLLEPSEVEKTTGSPSGFSGPVGLKGVPVIADTAVQDMSNFIVGGNERDVHLINVNLSRDFKPDQFADVRNAAEGDGCPRCDAGRLFIVRGIEVGHTFKLGTKYSEAMGATYLDVQGNPRPVIMGCYGIGVGRTMAAAIEQNHDKDGIIWPPAIAPFSTIVLPLNVRSEKTYEAALSIYNKLAEKGTDVILDDRDERAGVKFKDADLLGIPWQIVVGDKGVNRGVVEIKNRATKEVRETAIDTILSDKFID
- the ispG gene encoding flavodoxin-dependent (E)-4-hydroxy-3-methylbut-2-enyl-diphosphate synthase; its protein translation is MKRRKTRQIRVGNVLIGGGAPVVVQSMTNTDTRDVSSTVAQIRRLEDTGCEIIRVAVPDKDAAAALADIKKSICIPLIADIHFDYRLALTAIDNGVDGLRLNPGNIGSRDRIREVVQAAKSGGVPIRIGVNAGSLEEDLIKKYGHPVAEAMVESALRHVKILEDLDFHEIKVSLKASGVQMTLDAYRLFSEKSDYPLHIGVSEAGPLLSGTVKSAIGIGMLLSEGIGDTVRVSLTADPVEEVRVAYEILKALNLRHRGVNIISCPTCGRMEINLEKIATEVEKRLSYITLPVNVSILGCIVNGIGEGKESDVGIAGGKGAGILFRGGEIVRKLREDELVDALVKEVEDICTTRNS
- the rseP gene encoding RIP metalloprotease RseP, producing MYTVIIFTICLGILIFVHEFGHFIMARLKGIRVLKFSLGFGPKIVGRKVGDTEYLISALPLGGYVKMAGENLEEATMAPDEFPAKSVGARASVVLAGPVMNIVIAFLLMPLVYLIGIKMPAYLEKAPVVAWLEEGSPAQVAGIMAGDRIVRIDGKPMSDWEDVATVISTKPELGLKLDVDRAGNVHDVLLKGDGAVRGGGSGFAGMLPDMPAIIGKVSKGFPAERAGLMAGDTIVEINSDPVFNWYQVSLFIRSSAGKELALTVKRGDDRITAKVTPVKDNAAGYGIIGIMNQQESIVRKFGFSDSIKHGLSKALELTMLTFDVLKRLVSMNISIETLGGPIMIAKLTGEAAQSGFSDLIAFLAFLSLQLGILNLLPIPVLDGGWVVFLLIEKIKGSPLSRKTMEVAQTVGFAVLILLIIIVSYNDILRVFR